Sequence from the Seonamhaeicola sp. ML3 genome:
GAACCTAAGAACAGTAAGAGAAATACATAAATATTTTTCATATAAATTATTTATGTACTTCTGCCTAATTAAAAGGCAGAAGTACTTTTTTGTTTTGTAATTCTTTTTGAATTTAGAAGCCTAAACCTCCAGCTGAATTTGCGTAAGTCCAGCTAAGGTTTGTAGTATTTGCACCTACAGTTTGTGAACCGTCGTTTACTTGAGTAGCCCATCCTGCCGCTCTTGTTGTAAAGTCTGGGTTTAAGATGATTTTATCTTCATCGATATCATTATCTTCATCGGTATCATCACAGTTTTGTGCACAACCTACTTTTTCAACAAAAATACTGTTATCAAAACCTACTATTTGCCAGTTAGAAAAAGTAATTAACCCATCAAGGAAGTTTTGAGAAACACCATTGTTATCTAACTCTACATCTTTACCTGCAGGGAAACCTTTAGCAAAAACATTAGAAGTAGTTCCTCTTGCTTTACTTCTGTAATCGGCATACTCACCATTACTAGTGCTAGAGTTACCAATAATAGTAGCGTTAGTTAATGTAAATGAACCTTCGCTTCCGTTTGGAGTACTACCTTCAGGACCATCAATTTCGAAAGCGTGATCTGAGGCAGAACCTAAAACAACTACAGCATTATCTATAGTTCCAGAATATGCTTGATCAATATCGATAGCATCGTCACCTTGTGCCCACACTAATAAATTAGAAGCGTTTACAGTTCCACCAAAAAACTCAATGCCATCATCTACATTGGCGACAACTTCAACGTTGTTTATAACTGTACCTGAACCTACTCCTCCAAGTGTTAAACCATTAATTTCGTTTCCTTCACCTATTAAAGCTCCACCGTGACGGATAGAAACATACTCTAATCTACCTGAATCATCTGCAGCATCACTACCTCCATAAAGACCGAAAGTATCATCAGCAGGAATTCCTTCTATTTGTGCTTCAGCTAAATCTCCTTTTAAAGAACAAGGCGCATTTCCAAGAATGATTAAACCACCCCAAAGTCCTCTGTTATCTTGATTTAAATTAGTACCAGCAGTTTCTCCAGCATCAATATTATCACTTGTAGAAGTGAATATGATTGGAGCAGAAGCTGTACCAACAGCGTTTATTTTACCACCTCTAGCAACAATTAATGCAGAAGCTAAAGATCCTGTACCTGCTCTACCTTTAATTATTGTACCAGCCTCAATGGTTAAAGTAACACCATCTTGAACCACAACTCTTCTGTCTAATTCATATATGTTATCACTTGTCCAAGTTTCGTCTAAAGCAATACCACCAGCTTTTACAATTACAGGAGTCCCTGTTGGTGTGTTACCTCCTCCTTCATTAATAATTGTCACCTCCTCTATAATTATAGGAGTGTCATCATCTTTAAAACATCCCGTAAATACTAAGGTAGATGCTACTAAAAGAGTTAAAAATATTTTTTTCATTGTGTTTAAATTTTAGATGTATTTTTTTGTTTCCATTTACGCTGCAAAGAAATACACATTATGTAAACATGATGTTACTTAAGCATTAAAGAACAGTAATAAAAGGGTTATCTTAATGTTATGGGATTTCACAGTGTAATTTGCGTTGGAAACAATTTGTTAACATTAAAAACTATATAGTTTTAAAAAAGCATATATTATCTTCTAGAACATAATACATGTGATAAATCAACAATCGCTCTAGTCTACGATTAAATCAAAATCAAGAGTGACTAATAATTAGAAAAAAAGTTGTTGTGAGTAGTTCGAACCTCTAGTTAAGAGAGGATGATGTAGATGCCTGACTCTCTAAAGTATGAGACTGCTTGGTAGTTTCGGCCGAAGCTATATCTGTTTGGGGAAGCGTAAAAGCACCTAAAGCCAACTTAACCTCTGAAGGATTAATAGCATCTACTTTTACTTTAACTTCCTTAGACTCATATCCTGGGAAATTAAAAACTAAAACGTAATCTCCAGCTTCTAAATTTTCAAGAAGAAACATTCCCGAAAAATCTGAAGAAACACTAATAGAAGTTCCTTTAATGGAAACGTTTGCAAACGCCATGGGCGTATTATCGGCTTCTTTATCCAACACTTTACCAACAACCATACCCGTGTTTTGAGCAAAAGAGATTGCGGCAAATAAAAAGAAGAATAAAGTTATAATACGTTTCACTTTCAATATGAATTTTGTGTGGTACAAATAACCGACATTAATTAAACTACAATGTTACCTAATTGTTAATGGTATTTCATTTTTACGTTACCCTAATGTTAAGGAATTTGAGATTTCATTTTTATTTAAATTATTTATCTTGCCAAGGCTTTAAACAATGACTATGAACTGGGAACAATTACTATCCTTAAAGCGCTTTGGCGACACCAATAAAAGACTTAGAAAAGAACAGGACGAAACGCGTGTTGGTTTCGAAGTAGATTACGACCGTATCATTTTTTCTTCAGAATTTAGAAGCCTACAGGATAAAACCCAGGTTATACCACTTTCTCAAACCGATTTTGTACATACCAGACTTACCCATAGTTTAGAGGTGAGTGTTGTTGGGCGGTCTTTGGGACGTAAAGTTGGTCAAAAAATACTGGAAAAATATCCGCATTTAAAAGAAATACACGGCTACCAGATAAACGATTTTGGTGCTATTGTTGCTGCTGCTGCTTTGGCTCACGATATAGGCAATCCGCCATTTGGGCATTCTGGTGAAAAATCTATTGGAGAATTTTTTAAAACGGGTGAGGGTTTACACTACAAGAATCAATTAACCGATAAAGAATACCAAGACCTTTGCGATTTTGAAGGTAATGCTAACGGTTTTAAAATTATTACCCAAAAAAACCTAAGGTTAAGCTACGCAACACTGGGTGCTTTTATGAAATACCCTAAAGAATCTTTACCTAAGAAACCATCTTCCCATATTGCTGATAAAAAATATGGTTTTTTTCAATCTGAAAAAGCCTTGTTTACTAATGTGGCTAACGAACTGGGACTTCTGGAACGTAGCAAATCTAACATAAGCTATTCGCGACACCCATTGGCATATTTGGTCGAAGCGGCCGATGACATCTGTTACACCATAATAGATTTTGAGGACGGTATTAACCTCGGACTCATTGAAGAAGAATTTGCTTTAGAATATTTGTCGAAAATCATTAGAAATACGATCATCCCAGAAAACTATTATAATTTATCTAGTAAACAAGAACGAATAGGTTACTTAAGGGCTCTGGCTATAGGTACTTTAATCGATGAGGCTGTAGCCATTTTTATGGAACACGAAGAAGCCATTTTAAATGGCACATTCAACTATGCTTTATTGGATAAGAGCAAATACGAGGCACAGATTAATGATATTATTAAAATAAGTATTGAAAAGATTTATCATTCTGAAGAAGTTATAGACAAAGAAATTGCTGGCTACCAAATAATAAATAAACTTTTAGGTATTTATACAAAGGCCGTAAACAACAATTTTGATGGTACCGCATCTAACTACGATAAACTTGTTCTTAAACGACTTCCCAAAACCATAGACTTTTCAAGTGAAAACTTATACGACCGCCTCCTAGCGGTTTGCCATTATGTTTCGTTACTATCGGACAGCAAAGCTATTTTGAATTTTAAGACTATTGAGGGGGTTACTTTTTAAAAGTTTCAATATTACCTTAAAAAGTAGTGTTTTATATTCTGGTTGCTAAAACAAATTTTTGTTGGTTGTTCTAGAACTATGTGTATTGTTTATAATTTAGTTCGCAGTAATTACTGCCTCTGGTGGTGCTTCAAGGTAACCTAACGCAACTAAAAACTCATCCATTTT
This genomic interval carries:
- a CDS encoding carboxypeptidase-like regulatory domain-containing protein is translated as MKRIITLFFFLFAAISFAQNTGMVVGKVLDKEADNTPMAFANVSIKGTSISVSSDFSGMFLLENLEAGDYVLVFNFPGYESKEVKVKVDAINPSEVKLALGAFTLPQTDIASAETTKQSHTLESQASTSSSLN
- the dgt gene encoding dGTP triphosphohydrolase, coding for MNWEQLLSLKRFGDTNKRLRKEQDETRVGFEVDYDRIIFSSEFRSLQDKTQVIPLSQTDFVHTRLTHSLEVSVVGRSLGRKVGQKILEKYPHLKEIHGYQINDFGAIVAAAALAHDIGNPPFGHSGEKSIGEFFKTGEGLHYKNQLTDKEYQDLCDFEGNANGFKIITQKNLRLSYATLGAFMKYPKESLPKKPSSHIADKKYGFFQSEKALFTNVANELGLLERSKSNISYSRHPLAYLVEAADDICYTIIDFEDGINLGLIEEEFALEYLSKIIRNTIIPENYYNLSSKQERIGYLRALAIGTLIDEAVAIFMEHEEAILNGTFNYALLDKSKYEAQINDIIKISIEKIYHSEEVIDKEIAGYQIINKLLGIYTKAVNNNFDGTASNYDKLVLKRLPKTIDFSSENLYDRLLAVCHYVSLLSDSKAILNFKTIEGVTF